A genomic segment from Colletotrichum higginsianum IMI 349063 chromosome 5, whole genome shotgun sequence encodes:
- a CDS encoding Epoxide hydrolase, whose translation MTLPTLKENQFTHSGDKTTFYWSAGPTQGPLVILVHGWPANGETWKPQLLALAALGFRVVAPDTRGYGRSSVPEGPEAYAIKHHVSDLLALLAHLGRDKAVWIGHDWGAGLVWGLAAMYPEKCVGVCCISVPYRAIELGLEIAASLVNREVYPEDQYPLGQWDYQAFHSEQPEAAAAQLQANVPNTIKILYQAGSPKDYGKPTPFASVRKAGGWFGGAPEAPELPFETTLFKDDKPAFDRMVAEFERNGFEGANNYYRNHEVNRTYLVEAPNGARLRFPVLFVESRWDSVCDTAISRLSEPMRDLCDDLTEVSIEAGHWVALEKPEETNAALVRWFATKLPTYFPGYWKTPFVSTK comes from the coding sequence ATGACTCTCCCGACTCTCAAGGAAAACCAGTTCACCCACAGCGGCGACAAGACCACGTTCTACTGGTCCGCCGGCCCGACGCAGGGACCACTCGTCATCCTGGTCCACGGATGGcccgccaacggcgagacGTGGAAGCCCCAgctgctcgccctcgcggccctcggctTCCGGGTCGTCGCCCCGGACACCCGCGGCTACGGACGGTCCAGCGTGCCCGAGGGCCCCGAAGCCTACGCCATTAAGCATCACGTATCGGACCTGCTCGCGCTTCTTGCccacctcggccgcgacAAGGCCGTCTGGATCGGCCACGACTGGGGCGCGGGCCTCGTCTGGGGCCTCGCTGCCATGTACCCGGAGAAGTGCGTCGGCGTGTGCTGTATATCGGTGCCGTATCGCGCcatcgagctcggcctcgagatcgccgcctccctcgtGAACCGCGAAGTGTACCCCGAGGACCAGTACCCTCTCGGCCAGTGGGACTACCAGGCCTTCCACAGCGAGCagcccgaggccgccgccgcccagttGCAGGCCAACGTGCCCAACACAATCAAGATACTCTACCAGGCCGGCAGCCCCAAGGATTACGGCAAGCCGACTCCGTTCGCCTCGGTCCGCAAGGCGGGCGGGTGGTTCGGCGGCGCCCCGGAAGCCCCGGAGCTGCCGTTCGAGACGACCCTCTTCAAGGATGACAAGCCGGCGTTCGACCGGATggtggccgagttcgagCGCAACGGGTTCGAGGGCGCCAACAACTACTACCGCAACCACGAGGTCAACCGGACGTACCTCGTGGAGGCGCCGAACGGGGCGCGCCTCCGGTTCCCGGTCCTGTTCGTCGAGTCGCGGTGGGACAGCGTCTGCGACACGGCCATCTCGAGGCTGAGCGAGCCCATGCGCGACCTGTGCGACGACCTCACCGAGGTCAGCATCGAGGCGGGCCACTGGGTCGCGCTggagaagcccgaggagACGAACGCGGCCCTGGTGAGATGGTTTGCGACGAAGCTGCCGACATACTTCCCGGGGTACTGGAAGACGCCGTTTGTGTCGACGAAGTAA